Within the Cervus canadensis isolate Bull #8, Minnesota chromosome 17, ASM1932006v1, whole genome shotgun sequence genome, the region GGGGACGCCGAGCTCGGGGACGGCATCACGCAGCACCTCCCGCCGGCATCCTCGCCAGGGCTCCGTCCGCCTGAGACTGGAAGTGGTAGGTGAGAAGTGACTCATTGAATAGGACGCTTGTGCGGCCGATGAGCAGGAGGGCGAGGAGTGCCGTGCCCCGAGCACTTACTGGGCTGCAGTTTTATCATCAAAGGAAgagtggggaagggagaagatCATCTTTATCTTTTTTGAGTAGACGTCATGCTTCCATTATTGGCTCTGCCTCCAGGTTGAGCAGGGGAGTTTTCCtgtccctacatggtcaagcTAGGTCCACAAATTACCAGTTTTCATGGGTGGAAAGAGCACGTCCTAGGGCTCATTAACTGACTGAGCTCCCTGGCAGGATGTGGGCCTCAGGCCACCGTGTTTTATTGTGTGAGGGCCTGTCCCAGGCTTCTGCTgaatggttttgttgctaagccagcctgcttggttttgtggttaagcaaccCTGCTTTCTTGGctatcattaacttacaggggtctctCAAATTTCCTATTTACACTTCCCTAGTGGGAGTAACTATTTAATCACCCATTTTGTCCCTTCATTCTATCCCTGTCATAAGCAGGCTTTACGACTCACTTCTTGGTACAGGAGCCTGGGCAAGAGGAACAGAGACTCCATGAGCGGAAGGGGGGGCAGTGGAAAGGTTGTCTCaggtggggtgagggtgaggaAGTGATTTAAGGGACATAAAAACCAAACTCAGTGTGGGGATCTCAGCTGGATGCAATAGCAAGTCAGCTATAAATGACAACTTGGTGACAATTAGTGAAAGTTGGTGAAAGTTTTAACATCACTATAGACTGATGTCTAGCGTCCCCCTAAATTCCTATCTTTAAAacctaacccccaatgtgatgcTATTAGGAAGTGGGGCCTTGGAGAGGTGATTATGTCTTGAGACTGGAGCCCCTgggaatgggattagtgccctcaaGAAGAAACCCAGGGAGCTCCCTggcccctcccaccaggaaggAGGAAGACAGTGAGAAGTCCAGCCACCCACCATGCAGCAGCCAGAACCAGACACCAAATCAGCCAGTGTCTTGACACTGGACTTTCAGCCCCCAGAACTGAACAAGCACCTCAGTCTGTTACAGCAGCCGGGATGGATGAAGACAAGACTGAACCATTAAATTGATAAAATTAAGGAATTGTTGATTTTTTTAGGAGCGATCCTGCAGGAAATTTGTTTATTTAGAAAGGCACACTGAAGTATTTAGAAGTGAAATGTTCCCCATGTcctctgttcatttatttatctttattgaagtatagttgatttataacacaatattatataagttatgggcttccctgatagctcagctggtaaagaatccgcctgcaatgtgggggagacctgggtttgatccctgggtggggaagatcccctggagaagggaaaggctacccactccagtattctggcctggagaattccatggactgtatagtccatgaggttgcaaagagtcggacacaactgaacgactttcacttcattataTAAGTTGCAGGTGaataatatagtgattcacaacaTTTAATGGTTATAATCCACTTGTTGTGTTCATAAAATTTTGGCTATAGTCCCTGTGTTGTATAATTcctctttaatttaaaattccttcctgggggcttccctgctggctcagtggtaaagaatctgcctgccaatgcaggagacatgggtttggccCATGGGAggctcccacatgccatggagcaactcagcccggGTGCCACGACTCCCGAgactgtgctccagagcccgggagctgcagctaccGAAGCCCGCGCACCTCACAGGCCCTGCTCCCAGTAAGAGAGGCCACCACGACGAGAAGCCGCGCACTGCAACGAGGGAGGAGCCTCACTTGCTGCGGCTGGagaaagacccggcacagcctcaaataaagaataaaataaatgagcaaataaaatgaaaattccttCCTGACGCAGAGGCGGTGCATGTCGGCAGTTGTGGAGTCGTGGCTGCTCGTTACGCTCTCCCCCCAGTGTCCGTGTCTGAGACTTTCTGCAGAGAAAAAGTCTAATGAAGCAGCAGAGAAGAGGAGATGCTGCTACACTTGTAAGACTGATGACTCAGAAGATACGGCAAGCCCTTCAAAACTATGAGACAACGTCAACAAATCTtcattaaaaacagcaaaaatacaaacagggcttcacagaggaggagacCCCGTGACCGGCAAGCACGCTTCGTCGTCAGGGGCCTGCGAGCTGCAGCCACACTTGATACCACTGTGTCTCCAGATGCAAAAGCCACAGAGCACGGTGGGAAATGCTTCTGAAAATACCCAGCATGGTCTTGGAAAGTGAAGATGTTACTGAAGGGAAATGGGTCAGTAGACTCAGGTGTCCAGTGACCCTACCCGGGAGCAGAGGCCACCTCGGCTGTGGTCTGGAGAGGAGGGCAGACCCCCAGGCTGAACTGGGACAGGGTTTCTGGAAGAAAGCGCAGGGGCCTGGGGGCAGCCAGCGGCATCTTCCCCTTTCACCTCTCAGCCCACTCACACCAGCCCCAGGAGTCTGCCCGGGAACCGATACCCTCTCCCTGGTCACCCAAAGGTCAGCACCCTGGACAGGGCCCCTGCAGCCCCATCCTGCTGGGGTCTTAGAAGCAGGGCCTGGGCACCCACCCAGTCCAAAGAGGACTTTGAATGAAGGAGTGGGAAAGGGTCCTGTCctcagagagtcccaggcagacGGGAGAGGGGGTGGGGCAAAGGAGGCAGACAGCCGTGCTGGGAACCCAGGCCGAGCAAACTACAGCCAGCCTGCCTTTTCAGACAGCCCAGGGAGCGGCCGGCCTGCATTCTCCAGGACGGAGGTCCCAGCTGCCTccatttcccagactcccttgtGGCTAGATGCAGCCGTGTGACTAGGTTCTGAATCATGAGACATGAGTGGAAGTGCCCTGTGAGACTTCCAGGATgtcttccaggatgtctgccctTACATCCTGTTCTGCTAGGAACAGGAGGTGATGACTGAGCTCCGGCAGTCACTGTGCAGCCATGAGGCTGCCGGTTAAGCCTAGGGATTGGGAACTGAGAGCTGCAGGGACCTGGTTCCCAGTGGCTGCAGGGCCAATACCATCCCTAGGCGGCCAGTACTATGGAGAAATAAACAATGTTGCTCAAGACCTGGTTCTTTGAGTCTcgatgcatgtgtgcatgccaagtcacttcaatcatgtccaagtctgggcaacccatgggctgtagcctgccagactcctctgtccataggattctccaggcaagaatcctggagtgggttgccattcccttctccaggagatcttcccaacccggggatcgaacccacatctcttaagccTCTGGCATTAGCAGGCAAAACACTAGCGCCACATGGTTTGCACCAAACCTAACTCGGATGCACAGGCCTGTGacttgggggtgggaggtggggagggatttTCTCCGGCAGTGAAAGTTCTCAGCCCCACCCTCTAGCTGGCTCACCCGGCTCCAGATGTCTGTCAAGGGTACAGAGGGAGGTATGCAGGACGAAGAGGAAGTGGCCAGAAGGGGAAGCAGCAAGCTGCAgagaggaggcaggtgggaggtaATCGCAGTAATGGCCTGCAAGCTGAGGGCCTGCGTCTGTGGCAAAGCCAAGATGAACGCCAAGGCGGGACCCTCAGAGGTAAGAGCCAGCGAGGCCAGATGGGAGGGCTAGACTGAGGGCCCTGAGAAGGGGGGATTTCTGTCCACTGCCTCCTGACCGGTGCTGCCAGCTGCCTGGGCCCAAAGCGCCACGAAGCTCCAGCAGGGCCTGCAGACCATCCCTCCCTCTGCTGGTTTGTGCAGCTGGGCCCACCAAGGTCTGGGGTCTCCTGGCGAGCTCAGCCTGGGTTGATCCTGCCCAGCACAGGGCATGGGGAGCTCGGAGCTGCCCCCCGGGGGTCTCCCAGCCCAACACAGCCTTGAGATGCCGGCGCTGGTGGGTCACCCTCTCCCAACAGCCAGTCCTACCCCTGGACACACGGGGTCCTCAGGGTCAAGCTGCCTAGAACCCCCTGGATGGCGAGCCTCCCCAAGCCCTTGTAGTTCACAAGGGGGTAGGTGGCCTGGCAGGCGCCTCAGCTGGGCGCCCCCTGGATGGGGCTGCGGGGGCAGGGCATACCCACCTTCTCCTGAGCTTGGGGCCCCCGGGCGCTGTAGCAGGGCACACGGCCCTGGGCCCCGTGCAGGACTGCACCCCGATCGCCTCTCCTGAGCATCAGGGAAGGGTCTGGGGAGCCCacactggggcagggagggggatgGCAGGCCCCCAAGCTCCCCTCTTCAGGGTGCAGGTGAGGACCCTGACTCCTGTCTGAAGGGGCCCCTGAGTTCTGAGCCCCGTCTCTCACTCCGGGGATCCCACCACCCCGTGATGGTTCTGCTTAAGGCAGACTGCCCCCCCGCCCAGGCCCAGCTCCCAAGGCTGGCCCTCCCCCATGGAGGTGGGCTGGGGGCCCTGCGGGAGGGCACCCCCAGAGCCCGGGGCCTGTGGGACAGCCTGGCTCCCTGGGCCCCTGGGCCCAGCCGAGCTGTGCTCACAGGCGGGCAGCGTGACCCCAGCCCCAGACCCCAGGCGGCGGTGTCCACTCGCCATCAAGGCCAGGAGGGAGGGCTGCACCCGCCCCTCACGGAAGCCTCAGAAGTTGGCTGGTGGTGGGCGTGGGGGAGCGGGTTTGGGAGGACCACATCATTGTGCACGGACCCCGCCCCGCACTCCAGGGAAGGCAGCCTCAGCTCAGAGCTGGGGAGCGTCCCGCTTGGGGTGGCAATTGAGTCTGCTCTGGGGACCAACTCCAACCAGGATCCAGTCCACCTGGCTTCCAGCTCCTCGTGAGAGTGACCACTCTGAGGGGACAAGACCCCCGTCCCCAGCTGGCTGCAGAGTTCTGGGACAGAGGGAGACGCCCGCCAGCATCGAGGGTCCTGACTCAGCCTCAGCCCCCAGGCAGCACCACGGGGCCCAGCtcaggccctggccctggcccccaGAAAAACAGCCCCCTCTCTGTACCAGGCCCCCCATCCAGGACCAGGGCCATTGCCCGGCTCCCAGGAGGGGCCAGCATAGGGCCAGGATGGGGGGCCCAGCCCGGGAAGGGAAGCAGCTATTTATGAACCACCCTCGAGAGGACCCAGCCTGAAAGCAGAAATGGTGGCAGACTCGCTGTGGTTGAAACGAGGAACTGAGATTCAGACGCCCACACGGCCCTGGGGGGTTGCCGAGAGGGGAACCAGCAGGTCATATGTGCCCCAGGCACACACAGGACACGCGTGTATACGCACATGCAGTAGTGGTGGGTGACGGACTCAACAGTGTCAGGCCAGGCCAGGGTGAGGCCCCACCAGCAATGAGGTCTGCAGGGTCCCCACGAGGTGGCCCCCCCGGTGCCCAGCTGTCCAGGAGCGTGGGGTCACCGCGCCCGGGCCCAGAGCTGCGGGTGATGCCAGTCACCCCGCCCAGGGGCTGAGGCCTCTGCTGAGTACACGGGTGGCCTCGGCGTGGCCTGGCTCCACACCGCCCCAAGGCCCGCAGGACAGGGCAGTCAGCACTGCGAGGCTGGGGGCCCACGGGAGGGGCTGAGCCGCGGCACAGGACCCCTGGGCCAGAGCGGCAGGGGCAGCAGGAGCCACGAGGGGCCAGGACTCCCCGCCCAGGGGCTGCTGGCGCCTGTCTGGAGGAGCCTGGGATGCGGCCAGTCCCTAGGCCATGGCCTCAGGCCTGCCCTGGCCAGCCAGGGGAGGTCTGTCTCAACTAGAGCGGCCAGGACCCGCTCAGGAGAGTGTGGCCCCCGGGGACCCGGGTGATGTCTTCCTCCAGCTGCAGGTGCGGGGGACGGTCCTGCTGCTGTGCCTGGGCGCTGTgaccctcacctgcctcctggggctggggtcctccccttcctcctggagCCGGGGCTGCCTTGAGGAAGGGCCCGCCAGGCCTGGGGGCCTTGGCTCCCGTGTGGATTGGGATCCTCCAGGCGGGGAGGCCCGGCGGCGGCATCAGCAGAACGACTCCTGCCGGTGAGCAAGCCGTGGGCTCTGCCCCGGGCGCCCCTTGCCTTCCCAGCCTGGGTCACCCCAGAGGGACAAGCTCTGCCCTTGGTCCCCTCCTCTGGGAAGAGGCAGGTTCTGGGAGggtgggctggaggcagggggagtGGTCTGGGAAGGGGGGGCCCTGATGGTAAGGGCGGGATGGGGATGCTCTTGGCAGCAAACACAGGCTGTCACCTGGGACTTGGACCAGGCGGTCATCGCAGGCCCCCCACCCGAGGTGGGGTcacagggccagcccctcccgccCCTGCAGGGTCTGGAGCCTCAGAACCCCCCAGCACACCCCCTGACCGAGCCCCTCCCTCTGGATTAGCCTTGGTGACTCCAAGGGCCTCCACACCCACAGGAGCCCAGACCCAACAGCTCCGAGGGGAGCGTGCCAggcttgggtgggggtggggactgggCAGCAACCCCCCACTCAGGCAGGCCCCCTGGGGCACTCCTGGTGTCAGGCCCACCCTGCTCTATCCAGCCTGCGGCCCGGCCCCCTTGACCTGGGCTCTGCCTCCTGCTTGCTGAGTGGGTGACGTGAGGCTGGCTGGCCGCTCCTGCGCTCACACCCGGCACCCCCTCTGCAGGCTCGTCCTCGTGGAGAGCATCCCCCAGGACCTGTGGTCTGCAGCAGGCAGCCCGGCTGCCCAGCCCCTGGCCCAGGCCTGGATGCAGCTGCTGGACGCCGCCCGAGAGAGCGTCCATGTGGCCTCCTTCTACTGGTCCCTCACGGGGCCCGACATCGGGGTCAACGACTCGTCTTCCCAGCCGGTGCGTGGCCCTCGCCCCTGACCCGGAGACTGCGGGCTGTGCCTGGGCCAGGCACACAGCAAGGCCAGCAGGCTGCCCGTCTGTCTGGCCGAGCTGTGGGCAGTTGGGGCCGCCTCGGGGGGAGACATTGGCCCCTCCTCGTGGGATGGGGTAATCTCTCTCTTACCCTGGCCTGCTCCCACAGGGCGAGGCCCTCCTGCAGAAGCTGCAGCAGCTGCTGGACAGAAACGTGTCCCTGGCTGTGGCCACCAGCACCCCGACCCCGGCCAAGAACTCCACTGACCTGCAGGTCCTGGAAACCCGAGGTGGGTGGGTGCCTGCTGTCCTGGGCCCGGGAACCAGCAAGAGCTGTGGGGCTGCCTGGGGGTAGGCTGGGAGCCTGGGGCCGCAAGCGCCTCCGAGTGGGCCTCCCTGGGGGCCGGTTCCAGGGGCCAGATGTGTCGTTTCCCAGGGGGCAGAGCACAGGGTGGCCTCTGGGGCCTGCTGCGTCCAGTGCTCTGAGCTGTGGGTGGAAGCTCAGCAGGGAGCCAGAGGCCACAGGGACAGTCCCCACAGGGCCAGGCCGACTGGGGGTCCCTGGGCCGACCGACGCCTCCGTCCTCCCACCTGTAAAGTGGGGGTGAGGACACCATCCATGAGGAGGACTGCCATGAGGAGGAAGGAACTGGGCTCAGCCCACCGCCCTGCACCCTTGTCAGGCGCCCAGGTGCGACGCGTGCCCATGGGAAGGCTCACTGGTGGTGTTCTGCACTCCAAGTTCTGGGTGGTGGACGGGCAGCACGTCTACGTGGGCAGTGCCAACATGGACTGGCGGTCCCTGACACAGGTGAGTCCCTGCGCCCTGGAGGGGAGGCCCTCCGGAGCTCGTCCACCCTGGCGCCCCTGACATCCCCTTGTGGGCAGTCATCCCGGGGGACGCAGCCAGGTCTGTAACGCCCCTGCAGTAGAAACACCCGGAGACTGGTTACGGGACTCCAAAGGCACTGAACTCCCGATGTAGAAGGTCACTTATCCGCCTGGAAACATGGTCAGGTCACCGTGTCCAAGGGGCCCTGCGGACAGAGCAGGAACCCTTTCAGGAAAAGCAGCGCTTCAGCCATCAGTCGAAAGGCTGGCAGCGGCTGTCGATTAGCAGTGAGAATGAGTTGTTTTCCTTTGAGCGTTGATGCTTTCTATCATTTTTGGGCAATGAACATGTATTGCCCTTGGAACATAATGTCTAAGAAAAGCAGGGACCCGCTGGGCTCCCTTCCAGACTGGCCGCCCAGGGGGGCGTGCGCCTACCCGGCagccctgggcaggggtggggtggggggtccgCCCAGCCCCGCAGAGGGCCCCTCCGGCAGCACGGCCCGGGTGCCCACAGGTGAAGGAGCTCGGGGCCGTCATCTACAACTGCAGCCGCCTGGCCCAGGACCTGGAGAAGACCTTCCAGACCTACTGGGTCCTGGGGGCGCCCAGGGCTGTCCTCCCCAAGCCCTGGCCTCGGAACTTCTCCTCCCACATCAACCGCTTCCAGCCGCTCCTGGATCGCTTTGACGGGGTGCCCACCACCGCCTACTTCTCGGTAAGGGTGGACAGGCCAGGAGGCCCTTCTGAGTCCCTGCTCTCTGACTGGCCACACCCACAGgaagccccacccaccccagccctgccctgcagaCCCCGGCATCTGCAATGTCCAGGGCTGTGGTCCTGGGGTGACCCCAGCAGAAGACGTGGCCGTCGTCATCCACGGGAGACAGGCAGCCTGGGTGGCAGGGGACGCCCCATGGCCCTGGAGCCTCCACGCACATCGCTGGCTGGGGTCTGACTCAGGACCAGGAAGGGTTTGGGGGAGGACCAGGGCATCAGCAATGTTGTCGCTCCACTGGAGAGGGGACGGAACTGGGGGGCGGGCGGCCACAGCCACAAGCCAGGAACCTGCTTGGGGTATGGGCAGCTACCCCAGGGCTCGGTTACAATGGAGACCTGGCCTCAGAGGCAGGGACGCATCCCCAGATGTGAGGGTCCGGCCGAGCCCCCCAGGGAGCTTCCTCCAGGGTCAGGCCAGCCCAGGGCCCCGGCCCTGTGGGCTGcgcctcctgccttcctcccggTTCCCGAGGCTGGAGGGTGGTGTGTGCTGGGGTCGCGGGCCCAGTAACCAAGCAGCTCAGAACCAGGCCTCTCAGGGACCTCTCTGGCCCACAGGCATCACCGCCTGCTCTCTGCCCCCACGGCCGCACCCGCGACCTGGATGCGCTGCTGGCAGTCATGGGGGCCGCCCAGGAGTTCCTGTATGCCTCGGTGATGGAGTACTTCCCCACCACGCGCTTCAGACACCCCGCCAGGTGGGCCAGCTGGG harbors:
- the PLD4 gene encoding 5'-3' exonuclease PLD4 isoform X2 → MQDEEEVARRGSSKLQRGGRWEVIAVMACKLRACVCGKAKMNAKAGPSELQVRGTVLLLCLGAVTLTCLLGLGSSPSSWSRGCLEEGPARPGGLGSRVDWDPPGGEARRRHQQNDSCRLVLVESIPQDLWSAAGSPAAQPLAQAWMQLLDAARESVHVASFYWSLTGPDIGVNDSSSQPGEALLQKLQQLLDRNVSLAVATSTPTPAKNSTDLQVLETRGAQVRRVPMGRLTGGVLHSKFWVVDGQHVYVGSANMDWRSLTQVKELGAVIYNCSRLAQDLEKTFQTYWVLGAPRAVLPKPWPRNFSSHINRFQPLLDRFDGVPTTAYFSASPPALCPHGRTRDLDALLAVMGAAQEFLYASVMEYFPTTRFRHPARYWPVLDTALRVAAFSRGVRVRLLVSCWLNTDPRMFPFLRSLQAFSNPAANVSLDVKVFIVPVGNHSNIPFSRVNHSKFMVTEKAAYIGTSNWSEDYFSSTSGVGLVVSQRAPGTPPRVSTVQEQLRQLFERDWNSRYAVGLDGRAQGQDCIWQG
- the PLD4 gene encoding 5'-3' exonuclease PLD4 isoform X1, whose product is MQDEEEVARRGSSKLQRGGRWEVIAVMACKLRACVCGKAKMNAKAGPSELQVRGTVLLLCLGAVTLTCLLGLGSSPSSWSRGCLEEGPARPGGLGSRVDWDPPGGEARRRHQQNDSCRLVLVESIPQDLWSAAGSPAAQPLAQAWMQLLDAARESVHVASFYWSLTGPDIGVNDSSSQPGEALLQKLQQLLDRNVSLAVATSTPTPAKNSTDLQVLETRVGVRTPSMRRTAMRRKELGSAHRPAPLSGAQVRRVPMGRLTGGVLHSKFWVVDGQHVYVGSANMDWRSLTQVKELGAVIYNCSRLAQDLEKTFQTYWVLGAPRAVLPKPWPRNFSSHINRFQPLLDRFDGVPTTAYFSASPPALCPHGRTRDLDALLAVMGAAQEFLYASVMEYFPTTRFRHPARYWPVLDTALRVAAFSRGVRVRLLVSCWLNTDPRMFPFLRSLQAFSNPAANVSLDVKVFIVPVGNHSNIPFSRVNHSKFMVTEKAAYIGTSNWSEDYFSSTSGVGLVVSQRAPGTPPRVSTVQEQLRQLFERDWNSRYAVGLDGRAQGQDCIWQG